From Argopecten irradians isolate NY chromosome 12, Ai_NY, whole genome shotgun sequence, one genomic window encodes:
- the LOC138304936 gene encoding LOW QUALITY PROTEIN: tripartite motif-containing protein 2-like (The sequence of the model RefSeq protein was modified relative to this genomic sequence to represent the inferred CDS: deleted 1 base in 1 codon), whose amino-acid sequence MAESGDPEKPSTNVPKSQSLDALVLECPICLEQLQHPKSLPCLHSFCQECLGCSYITKELSGKMASSSSFSCPVCRKITEPVNQSEDKERWAEQFPTNSLAVEMIRHLLNTDDLLVCTPCGKKGNTKVIAKFWCKHNQSYFCADCKTNHHDLVHGNCEPENITEWNKSAAIRRKTSAVECGKHKEKLEYFCEDHQILGCYKCIIVDHRKCEVVTSADDFRVKLASGRIDSLLEELRKCVDAMDILIKDVEEQLQFMTEDQVIALDSLTDLRAKINERLDKLQKELTDKLTAAFKEETESLDISKHKCERLMLAMQMTLASSQDSALKEDTVGTISLFQRGQAEVESCKNLVQGLETSSSTTRMRHEYKPDIMALDTTNSLSMGKIIIHKQQKRLPSTAVSYPFSKRQLKLVRRFSIRVRSDYEECCSLGIVLLSADRVVVADKNNQKVKLFTVEGDFLCEVGRSAQPYDLCNIDDISVAVILVSVNTICIVTVEDSTLSILSYIHIQNATDDRVYGVTFADNSFIIGTGSSLYSVERKDGLATKLHPVKSRCLHLDNDKLNGHVFASVKTSSPGTLAVVRLSDGTYTNVLKVGIVTGALGIDVDREGNVYVCGGDSNNVIQMAGDGTNIRELLTVSDGIECPRAIALLGDQAVVTSECSTQRNLVHVFQLVNGNK is encoded by the exons ATGGCGGAGAGTGGTGACCCAGAGAAACCGTCGACTAATGTCCCTAAAAGTCAGTCTCTCGACGCTCTAGTCCTGGAGTGTCCTATTTGTCTGGAACAGCTACAACATCCAAAGTCTCTCCCCTGTCTACATTCATTCTGCCAGGAATGCCTTGGC TGCAGCTACATCACCAAGGAGCTGTCAGGTAAGATGGCGTCGTCGTCCTCTTTCTCCTGTCCTGTTTGCCGTAAGATCACAGAACCGGTAAATCAGTCAGAAGACAAAGAAAGATGGGCTGAACAGTTTCCTACCAATAGCCTGGCAGTCGAAATGATCAGACATTTACTAAATACAGATGACCTTCTGGTATGTACGCCCTGTGGAAAGAAAGGAAACACGAAGGTAATTGCAAAGTTTTGGTGTAAACATAACCAATCTTACTTCTGTGCAGATTGCAAAACTAATCATCATGATTTGGTTCATGGAAATTGTGAACCAGAGAATATCACCGAATGGAATAAGTCAGCTGCAATACGGCGGAAGACCTCAGCTGTTGAATGTGGAAAACATAAAGAGAAATTGGAGTATTTCTGTGAAGATCATCAGATATTGGGATGTTATAAGTGTATCATCGTCGATCACCGGAAGTGTGAGGTGGTTACATCAGCAGATGACTTCCGGGTCAAGCTGGCAAGTGGAAGGATCGACAGTCTTCTTGAAGAACTGCGGAAATGCGTAGACGCCATGGATATATTAATAAAAGACGTCGAGGAGCAGCTGCAATTTATGACAGAGGACCAAGTCATCGCTTTGGATAGTTTAACAGACCTGCGTGCGAAAATAAATGAGCGGTTGGATAAACTTCAGAAGGAGCTTACAGATAAATTGACTGCAGCATTCAAAGAGGAGACAGAGAGTCTTGATATCTCTAAACACAAGTGTGAGCGACTGATGTTGGCAATGCAGATGACATTGGCGTCATCTCAGGATTCGGCCTTGAAGGAGGACACTGTCGGGACGATCAGCCTATTCCAGAGAGGGCAGGCGGAGGTTGAGTCATGTAAAAACCTCGTACAGGGGTTGGAGACATCATCTAGCACTACCAGAATGAGACATGAATATAAACCAGACATAATGGCCTTGGATACAACAAACAGCCTTTCCATGGGGAAGATAATCATTCACAAACAACAAAAGCGATTGCCTTCCACAGCAGTTAGCTACCCGTTTTCAAAACGTCAGTTAAAACTGGTAAGGAGGTTCAGTATCAGAGTTCGATCTGATTATGAAGAATGTTGTTCTTTGGGGATAGTTCTCCTGTCAGCTGACCGTGTTGTCGTGGCAGACAAAAACAATCAGAAAGTGAAACTCTTTACGGTTGAAGGTGATTTCCTGTGTGAAGTAGGACGGAGCGCTCAGCCTTATGACCTGTGTAACATTGATGACATCTCTGTGGCAGTCATTCTGGTGAGTGTTAATACCATATGTATTGTCACCGTTGAAGATTCCACCTTGTCCATCCTATCCTATATACATATTCAAAATGCTACTGATGACCGGGTTTACGGTGTTACCTTCGCTGACAATTCGTTTATTATTGGTACAGGATCATCGCTTTACAGTGTAGAAAGAAAAGATGGACTGGCTACAAAACTTCATCCTGTTAAATCCAGATGTCTGCATCTCGATAATGACAAGTTAAATGGGCACGTCTTTGCAAGCGTCAAAACGTCTTCTCCTGGCACATTGGCAGTGGTTCGATTGTCTGACGGAACCTACACAAACGTACTGAAAGTCGGGATCGTGACCGGTGCGTTGGGGATAGACGTGGACAGGGAGGGtaatgtgtatgtgtgtgggGGTGACTCCAACAACGTCATACAGATGGCCGGGGATGGAACAAATATAAGGGAACTTCTGACAGTATCAGATGGTATCGAATGTCCAAGGGCCATCGCATTGTTAGGCGACCAAGCAGTTGTCACAAGTGAATGTTCGACTCAAAGGAACCTAGTCCACGTTTTTCAGCTCGTTAATGGAAATAAATAG